The following proteins come from a genomic window of Meleagris gallopavo isolate NT-WF06-2002-E0010 breed Aviagen turkey brand Nicholas breeding stock chromosome Z, Turkey_5.1, whole genome shotgun sequence:
- the ALPK2 gene encoding alpha-protein kinase 2, whose translation MEDNTDVENFFKMEENTCHARDVSQNGDDLTNFNSRVCVAAGKAEKNCSRQVHSHPTHLFSDCTDNCCLRVEDFVSGHSLADVQACGKTELHRSLPRNALLSERDSPIVNLNYSVKDDSENSDSILEIYPSVSDDFYDYGLEYLECSDVLTVHDNEIWEKKLQFLLESDDEDDLKLSKDCDGCAYFLSEMPCLFQVSDNTTPMDTTIGLCGHQSKFKGVNVRRDPSTYSQSTLQTEMTLTVGQHREKTTGSKDKENCKVPIAPAALENDYLKMEEKNNGSVQSAADFSTDKPQNGDNVHAMADSSASDTGAALTNLTSETMTGGNTDADLVDESSLIPEEGRRNLLEENARHAVSTLTESLRRNLLKLLNPKELCRYVSNISQSFQTAAEVESSALFPSQEGVLSTQFCEETESLQMQAGLCHREEADKDSRWEQKRTWGLSEQNQVPYENISPRKQGDSLKTCAQNCDRQRMEPETEKKGIFMTCERVGVIHSASEALCTEKTLQAKNANLQTYSQHNAPCDKRESCHQQILWEQGTDMSNNDNKSKNDTSSFPLWDTDSVPDKQECLCAVLSSAKLCDEPGERGQRYDFDSHDSNDTDTLCSTSCDASLFEANPQSVLESREPGCKGEANLAAVHDKLWKLFHEDDSDCQIPFENCGITSLEMRLTDTRVTEVNFLQETCFDHSLPQNLIEQQEPITQPPTRERTEKENCSVSNILLKTDEAYNSVSRGNIFLTEADGTCLSSSSGNKAEALSVCTSKDVLSREVCLKKKPDQIITDNNGSIRMRVSWEGKLAVNNAFQTRYVESPQVLKSAQSSKLASDNENSASVLDKSHWTSRQLLHTEQNIPLVNKTITKSTDEDDCHFKDCYPARNKLTYFPEGKFVLPSNSSGENTHQFTHGKHASVNVIHKSCEGDLHEKKSHSDLNAQIGTNSGSYHLLKNYGCQDVPIVSNAAKYSYLMKLPNLIKTPGDITCKNLPHNACQMTELQEQEVVFTPSSENPLLTDFCIEAPQYEPSETEKEQRGICTGDEQRAETSCSSGVRDVSESQPAASPPSMSEQQAFFLDNTFKSHEELKSDSSNNGNVTSASVSTPLPRTVQNEYSNIANDDYRDVSNQMDIQQVTVGETSPFFIPVNQPKGTLHSMSAKGSSGTGSQAQAECTQIAVKVDEKMSKLGTFCKALQDEFHKVPEANKEKAILSENKQEIQRTIEYSPNDAEMKFPLHTLISSKAQRQISNNITKQSSPDLISSSKLTEFDYSIKSTQCHKDGEVMTSETAVGGVVGLPPVDSGDNLYFQRQPPHSSTQPYSLTLTAYDPFPGDAKRLESQERLKFCQTSPTAAEPEPIKYKQHIARSGNVAAGAKKKLPPATLSKKPRLAERGNVSKDPSCAKSEANIIYKENKKEQRKLISKKDSKAPKLLKKIQAELFPDCSGNIKLCCQFGDIHGDSTITWTKDSKLLAQLQRNAQDDSPVSLAIAKASNKDQGMYYCCLSNIYGRVTAEFNLTSEVLEHLSNFQNFEGVEEIEFMQLMFREDFICDSYFGGNLHGILATEEFHFGEGMHRKAFRSKVMQGLVPVFSPGHPCVLKVHNAITYGTKSKDDLVQRNYKLALQECYVQNTAREYAKIYAAEAEPLEGFGEAPEIIPIFLVHRPANNIPYATVEEELIGEFVKYSVKDGKEINFLRRDSEAGQKCCTFQHWVYEKTNGNLLVTDLQGVGMKLTDVGIATLAKGYKGFKGNCSISFIEQFRALHQCNKYCEMLGLKSLRFTHQKQRKPTPMKSKTLPNSPTIKKTVCKKAREPRDFTASEH comes from the exons ATGGAAGACAACACGGATGTTGAAAACTTCTTTAAAATGGAGGAAAATACTTGCCATGCAAGGGATGTATCACAGAATGGTGATGACCTAACTAATTTTAACAGTAGGGTCTGTGTCgctgctggaaaagcagagaaaaattgCAGCAGACAGGTGCATTCCCACCCTACACATCTGTTCAGTGATTGTACAGACAACTGCTGCCTTCGCGTGGAAGACTTTGTTTCTGGCCATTCTCTGGCAGATGTCCAGGCATGTGGAAAGACCGAACTCCATAGGTCTCTACCCAGGAACGCCCTGCTGAGTGAGAGGGACAGTCCCATAGTAAACCTGAATTATTCTGTAAAAGACGATTCTGAAAATTCTGATAGTATTCTGGAGATCTATCCAAGTGTAAGTGATGACTTTTATGATTATGGCCTCGAGTATTTAGAATGTTCAGATGTGCTGACAGTACATGACAATGAAATCTGGGaaaagaaattgcagttttTATTAGAAAGCGATGATGAAGACGATTTAAAGCTGAGTAAGGATTGTGATGGGTGTGCTTATTTCCTCAGTGAAATGCCGTGCCTGTTTCAAGTGTCAGATAACACTACGCCTATGGATACCACCATTGGCCTCTGTGGTCATCAGTCAAAATTCAAAGGAGTAAATGTAAGGAGAGACCCCTCTACTTACAGCCAGTCCACTCTGCAGACGGAGATGACTCTAACTGTTGGACAACACCGAGAGAAAACTACTGGTTCGAAAGACAAAGAGAATTGTAAAGTGCCAATTGCACCTGCAGCCCTTGAAAATGACTAtcttaaaatggaagaaaaaaataatggaagtgTCCAGTCAGCTGCAGATTTCTCAACCGATAAACCACAGAATGGGGATAATGTGCATGCAATGGCGGACTCCTCTGCTAGTGACACTGGTGCTGCTTTGACAAATTTGACTTCAGAAACAATGACAGGAGGCAATACAGATGCAGATTTGGTGGATGAAAGCTCACTGATACcagaagaagggagaagaaatttGTTGGAAGAAAATGCAAGGCATGCTGTCTCTACCTTAACAGAAAGTCTACGAAGAAACCTTTTAAAGTTGTTGAATCCTAAAGAGCTTTGCAGATATGTAAGTAACATAAGTCAGTCTTTTCAGACTGCAGCAGAAGTTGAATCCAGTGCTTTGTTTCCAAGTCAGGAAGGTGTCCTTTCAACACAATTCTGTGAGGAGACAGAAAGCTTGCAAATGCAGGCTGGTTTGTGTCATAGAGAAGAGGCAGATAAAGACTCTCGCTGGGAACAGAAAAGGACGTGGGGCTTGTCTGAGCAAAATCAGGTGCCATATGAAAACATCTCACCCAGG AAGCAAGGCGACAGTCTTAAAACCTGTGCCCAAAATTGTGATAGACAACGTATGGAgcctgaaacagaaaagaaaggcatCTTCATGACTTGTGAGAGAGTAGGAGTCATCCATTCAGCTTCAGAAGCACTCTGTACCGAGAAGACATTACaagcaaaaaatgcaaatttacaGACCTATTCTCAACACAATGCTCCTTGCGATAAAAGAGAGAGTTGTCACCAACAAATCCTCTGGGAACAAGGAACAGATATGAGTAATAATGACAACAAATCTAAGAATGACACTTCATCCTTTCCTTTATGGGACACAGACTCTGTTCCTGATAAACAAGAATGTTTATGTGCTGTTCTCTCTTCTGCAAAGCTATGTGATGAGCCAGGGGAGAGAGGGCAAAGGTATGATTTTGACTCACATGACAGCAATGACACAGATACTCTCTGCAGTACATCATGTGATGCATCCCTGTTTGAAGCTAATCCCCAGTCAGTTCTGGAATCTAGAGAACCTGGGTGCAAAGGAGAAGCCAATTTAGCTGCAGTGCATGACAAACTGTGGAAACTTTTTCACGAAGATGACTCAGACTGTCAAATCCCGTTTGAAAACTGTGGAATCACAAGTTTAGAAATGAGGCTGACAGATACCAGAGTCACAGAAGTGAACTTCTTGCAGGAGACCTGTTTTGATCATTCTTTGCCTCAAAATCTGATAGAACAGCAGGAACCTATTACACAACCACCTACtagagaaagaacagagaaagaaaactgcagtgttTCTAATATCCTACTGAAAACAGATGAAGCATATAATAGTGTATCCagaggaaacatttttcttacagaagcAGATGGTACATGTCTAAGTTCTAGCAgtggaaacaaagcagaagcacTATCTGTTTGTACTTCAAAAGATGTCTTAAGTAGAGAGGTGTGCTTGAAGAAAAAACCAGATCAAATAATAACTGACAATAACGGATCCATTCGAATGAGGGTTTCTTGGGAAGGAAAGCTTGCTGTTAATAATGCTTTCCAAACACGTTATGTGGAATCCCCTCAAGTATTAAAAAGTGCTCAGAGTAGTAAGTTAGCAAGTGATAATGAAAATTCAGCTTCTGTGTTAGATAAGTCGCACTGGACAAGTAGACAATTACTTCATACTGAGCAGAACATACCATTGGTAAATAAGACTATAACTAAGAGCACAGATGAAGATGACTGTCATTTTAAAGACTGCTATCCAGCAAGAAATAAACTGACATATTTCCCTGAAGGGAAATTTGTTCTCCCCAGTAATTCTTCTGGTGAAAATACCCATCAGTTCACACATGGAAAACACGCTTCTGTTAATGTCATACATAAAAGTTGTGAAGGTGATttgcatgagaaaaaaagtcactcaGACTTGAATGCACAAATTGGCACTAATTCTGGCAGTTATCATCTTCTGAAAAATTATGGCTGTCAAGATGTTCCAATTGTTTCTAATGCAGCGAAGTACAGTTACCTAATGAAACTGCCCAATTTAATTAAGACTCCTGGAGACATAACATGTAAGAATCTACCTCACAATGCATGCCAAATGACAGAATTACAGGAACAAGAAGTTGTATTCACTCCCTCTTCTGAGAATCCCTTACTAACAGATTTTTGTATAGAAGCGCCCCAATACGAACcaagtgaaacagaaaaagaacagagaggCATTTGCACAGGTGATGAACAAAGGGCTGAAActtcctgcagctcaggagTTAGAGATGTTTCAGAGAGTCAGCCTGCAGCTTCCCCTCCCAGCATGTCAGAACAACAGGCATTTTTTCTTGACAACACCTTTAAGTCTCATGAAGAGCTAAAATCAGATTCTTCAAATAATGGGAATGTAACATCAGCATCAGTTAGTACCCCACTGCCAAGAACAGTTCAAAATGAGTACAGCAACATAGCAAATGATGATTACAGAGATGTCAGCAATCAGATGGATATCCAACAAGTAACCGTAGGAGAAACATCACCATTCTTCATACCTGTAAACCAGCCAAAGGGCACTCTTCACAGTATGTCAGCAAAGGGATCGTCTGGCACAGGAAGTCAAGCACAAGCAGAATGCACACAAATTGCTGTCAAAGTAGATGAAAAAATGAGTAAGTTGGGAACTTTCTGCAAAGCATTGCAGGATGAGTTCCATAAGGTACCTGAAGCAAACAAGGAGAAAGCAATCTTGagtgaaaataaacaagagatTCAAAGAACAATTGAGTACAGTCCAAATGATGCTGAAATGAAGTTTCCTTTGCACACTTTAATTAGCTCCAAGGCTCAGAGACAGATTAGCAATAATATCACTAAGCAGTCCTCTCCTGACTTGATCTCTTCCAGCAAGCTGACCGAGTTTGACTATTCAATTAAGTCTACTCAGTGTCATAAAGATGGAGAAGTCATGACATCAGAGACTGCAGTAGGTGGTGTAGTTGGTTTGCCACCAGTTGATTCAGGAGACAACCTCTATTTTCAAAGGCAGCCACCCCACAGTAGTACTCAACCATACTCCCTAACATTGACCGCCTATGATCCATTCCCTGGTGATGCAAAAAGGCTAGAGAGTCAAGAAAGATTGAAGTTCTGCCAAACTTCACCAACTGCTGCTGAGCCTGAGCCCATTAAATATAAACAACACATAGCAAGGAGTGGGAATGTAGCTGCTGgagcaaagaagaaattacCTCCAGCAACATTATCAAAGAAGCCCCGACTGGCAGAGAGAGGAAATGTTAGTAAGGATCCCAGCTGTGCTAAAAGTGAGGCCAACATCAtctataaagaaaacaaaaaagagcaaaggaagCTAATTTCAAAAAAGGATAGCAAAG CTCCgaagctgctgaagaaaatCCAAGCGGAGCTGTTCCCCGACTGCTCTGGAAATATCAAGCTGTGCTGTCAGTTTGGAGATATTCATGGAGACTCCACCATTACATGGACTAAAGACTCCAAGTTACTAGCTCAGCTGCAGAGAAA tgcccaggATGACTCTCCCGTCTCTTTGGCAATAGCTAAAGCCAGTAACAAAGACCAAGGAATGTATTATTGCTGCTTGAGTAACATATACGGACGGGTGACTGCTGAGTTTAACCTGACTTCTGAAG tCTTGGAACATCTCTcaaattttcagaattttgaaG GTGTGGAAGAAATTGAATTCATGCAACTCATGTTCAGAGAAGATTTCATCTGTGACAGCTATTTTGGTGGGAACCTGCATGGAATTTTAGCTACAGAAGAGTTTCACTTTGGTGAAGGCATGCACCGGAAAGCCTTCCGAAGTAAAGTGATGCAAGGCCTCGTGCCAGTTTTCAGTCCTGGACACCCTTGTGTTCTCAAAGTGCACAATGCTATCACATATGGGACCAAGAGTAAGGATGATCTAGTTCAAAGGAACTACAAACTAGCACTGCAG GAATGCTATGTCCAAAATACTGCAAGAGAGTATGCAAAGATATATGCAGCTGAAGCTGAACCTTTGGAAGGCTTTGGAGAAGCACCAGA